In the Deinococcota bacterium genome, TTCTTCCCCGGCGGTATGATGCCGGCGACAATACCCCCGGCACAGTAATCCCGACACAGTACTCCCGACAATGTCACAAAACTCCTGTTCAGGTGGAGGGCTGTATGAAACGAGTTCTGATTACCGGAGGTGCGGGCTTTATCGGCTCGCACCTCAGCGATGCGCTGCTGAGTCAAGGCTGGCAGGTGCGCGTTTTAGACGCGCTCTTGCCGCAAGTTCACGGCTCCGCTGGAGAGCGCCCCGCCTACTTGAACCTCGAGGCGGAACTCATCGTCGGCGACGTCTGCGACCCCGAGGCACTCGCGCGCGCGCTGGCGGGCGTAGACGCCGTCGTCCACCTCGCCGCCATGGTGGGCGTCGGCCAGAGCATGTACGAGCTGGCGCGCTACACCCAGGTCAACAACCTGGGTACGGCGCTGCTCCTCGAGGCGCTCATCAACAAGCCGGTCGAGAGGCTGGTGGTGGCCTCGAGCATGAGCCTCTACGGCGAGGGCCTCTACCAGGGCGCCTCCGGTCAGCTCCACGAGACCGCGGAGCGAAGGCTGGAAAGGCTTCAGGAAGGCGACTGGGAGGTCTACAGCGAAGCGGGCGAGGTGCTCAGCCCCCTGCCCACGCCCGAGAGCAAGAAGCCCTCGCTGGCCTCGGTCTACGCGCTTTCCAAATACGACCAGGAACGGCTCTGCCTGATGGTCGGCCGCGCCTACGGGGTAGCCACCGTGGCCCTGCGCTTTTTCAACGTCTACGGCACCCGGCAGGCGCTCTCGAACCCCTACACCGGCGTCCTGGCCATCTTCGCCGCGAGGCTCCTAAACGGCAAGCCGCCCATGATCTTCGAGGATGGCTACCAGAAGCGCGACTTCGTGAGCGTCCACGACGTGACGCGGGCCTGCGTCTTGGCCTTGACCAGGCCGGAGGCGGCGGGGCAGGCCGTAAACGTCGGCAGCGGACAGGCCTACAGCGTCCGCGAGATCGCCCTGCGCATGGCGGGGGTGCTGGGGGTGGACATCGCGCCCCAGATCAGCGGCGACTACCGCGTCGGCGACATCCGCCACTGCTTTGCCGACATCGCGCTGGCCAAAGCGCGTCTCGGCTACGAGCCGCGGGTGGGGCTCGAGGATGGTCTCACCGAACTGGCCTCGTGGCTGGAGGGCCAGGTCGCCGTCGACCGGGTGATGGAGGCCCGTCAGGAACTGGCCGCCAGAGGGCTGACGGTATGACGGAGCCACGTTCTAGGCCGAGTTCCGGACCGAGTTCTGGGCCGCGCCTAGGCGTGATCGAGTGGTTCAGGCCCGGCGAACACGCGCGGGTCGAGCGCGCCCTCTTAGACCTGCGGGCACTGGGCGTGAACGAGCTCCGCACCGGCGTCTCCTGGGCCGACTGGCACAGCCCGGAGGGCGAGGGCTGGTACAGTTGGCTCTTGCCTCGGCTGGCGAAGGACCTAAACGTGCTGCCCTGCTTCGTCTACACCCCGCCCTCTTTGGGCGTCGCGGCCAAGACCTCGTCGCCACCGCGCCAGCCCAAGCTCTACGCCGACTTTGTCGACGTGATGATCACCCGCTTCGGCGTACACTTCGAGTGGCTCGAGCTCTGGAACGAGCCCAACAACCTAAACGACTGGGACTGGCGCTTGGACCCGATGTGGAATGTCTTCTGCGAGATGGTCGGCGGGGCGGCCCACTGGGCGCAGCGGCGCGGCAAGAAGACCGTCTTGGCCGGCATGTGCCCGACCGACGCCAACTGGCTGCGGCTCGTCGCCGAGCGCGGCGTGCTCGAGCATATCGACGCGGTGGGCGTCCACGGCTTTCCCGGCACCTGGGAGTACGAGGGCGAGAGCTGGGCGGAGAACGTCGCCAAGGTGCGCGAGGTGCTCGAGCGGTACGGCCACGGGCCCGAGATCTGGATCACCGAGGCGGGCTACTCGACCTGGCAGCACGACGAGACCGAGCAGGTGAGGGTCTTTTTGGGGCTGCTCGAGGCGCCCGTCGAGCGCGTCTACTGGTACTCGGCCCACGACCTCGATCCGAAGCTGCCCCACCAGGACGGTTTTCACAAGGACGAGCGCCACTATCACTTCGGGCTCAAGCGGGCGGACGGTACGCCCAAGCTGCTCTTTCGCCTCTGGCAAGAGGGCGGCGTAGCGGGCGTGCGGGCGGCGGCGCCGCTCTTGACCTCCGTGCGCGTCAGCGACGCCGAGCGCCCGGTGCTCATCACCGGCGGGGCAGGCTTCGTCGGCACCAACTTGGCGCACCGCCTGCTGGAGAGCGGCCGGCCCGTCTTGATCTTCGACAACCTGAGCCGGCCCGGCGTGGAGCGGAACCTGCGCTGGCTGAAGGGGGCGCACGGCGCGGGCCTGGGCGTCGACATCGCCGACATCCGCGACCCCTACCGGCTCCGCGAGGCCGCCTCGAGCGCGTCTCAGGTCTTTCACCTGGCCGCCCAGGTGGCGGTGACCACCAGCCTGGTCAGCCCCGTGGACGACTTCGAGATCAACGGGCGCGGCACCCTCAACCTGCTCGAGGCCCTAAGGGCGCAGGAGGCGCCGCCGCCCTTGATCTTCACCTCGACCAACAAGGTCTACGGCGGCTTGGACGACCTCAGCCTGCGCCGGCAGGGCAGGCGCTATGAACCGGACGATCCCCTCTTGCGGGCGAGCGGCTTGAGCGAAGAGCGACCTCTCGACTTCCACAGCCCCTACGGCTGCTCGAAGGGCGCGGCCGATCAGTACGTGCTCGACTACGGCAGGAGCTTCGGCCTGCCGGTGGTGGTCTTGCGCATGAGCTGCATCTACGGGCCACACCAGTTCGGCAGCGAGGACCAGGGCTGGGTGGCGCACTTTCTCATCCGGGCCCTCAGGGGCGAGCCCATCACCCTCTACGGCGACGGCATGCAGGTGCGCGACATCCTCTTCGTCAGCGATCTCATCGACGCCCTTCTGCTGGCGCAGGAGAGGGTGGAGGCTCTCGCCGGCCAAGCCTTCAACATCGGCGGCGGACCCGAAAACAGCCTCGGCCTGCTCGAGCTCGTCGAGCTGATCGGCGAGCTGCAAGGCAGGCGGCCCGAGGTCGGCTTCGGCGCCTGGCGGACCGGCGACCAGCGCTACTACGTGTCGGACACGGGCAAGTTTCGAGAGGCGACGGGTTGGGCGCCGCGGGTCAGGGTCCGGCAGGGCGTGGCGAGGCTGCACGACTGGCTGCTCGAGCACCGCGGCCTGAGCGCGCGCGAGTTGGCCGCTGGCAAGGTGGCTTCGTGAGCCGCACAGCTGCTCCTGCCCCCGCCACCCGCACCATGCGCGCGGCCGTCTTCGCCGGGCCCGGCATACTCAGGCTCGAGGACACGCCCTTGCCCCAGCCCGGCCCCGGTGAGCTGCGCCTGCGGCTTTCGGGCTGCGGCGTCTGCGCCTCGAACCTGCCGGTCTGGGAGGGGCGGCCCTGGTTCGACTACCCCTTGGAGCCCGGCGCGCCCGGTCACGAGGGCTGGGGCGTCGTCGACGCCGTCGGCGCGGGGGTGACCGAGATCGAAGCCGGCGACCGGGTCGCGGCGCTCTCCTACCGCGCCTACGCCGAGTGCGACATCGCTCCCGCGGACGCGGTGGTGCGGCTGCCGGCGTCGCTGGCCGACCAGCCCTTTCCCGGCGAGCCCTTGGGCTGCGCCATGAACGTCTTCGCGCGCAGCGGCGTAGGCGCGGGCCAGACCGTCGCCGTCGTCGGCATCGGCTTTCTCGGCGCGCTCTTGGTCCAGCTCGCCGTAGGAGCCGGCGCGCGGGTGATCGCCATCACCCGGCGGCCCTTCGCCCTCGAGCTGGCCCGGCAGCTGGGCGCCGCCGAGACGGTTGTGATGGACGACCACTGGAGGATCATCGAGCGGGTCAAGGCGCTCACCGGCGGCGAGGGCTGCGAGCGGGTGATCGAGGCGGTGGGCGCGCAGTGGCCGCTCGACCTCGCCGCCGAGCTCTGCCGGGTGCGCGGCCGGCTGGTGATCGCCGGCTACCATCAGGATGGCCCCAGGCAGGTCAACATGCAGCTCTGGAACTGGCGCGGCCTCGACGTGGTAAGCGCCCACGAGCGCGAGCCGGAGGTCTATCTGCGGGGCATGTTAGAGGCGGTCGAGGCGGTGCGGACAGGGCGTCTCGACCCCGCCCCGCTCTACACCCACACCTTGCCCCTGGACAGGCTCGACCAGGCCTTGGAGCTCAGCCGGGAACGGCCGGAGGGATTCTTCAAGGCGCTGGTAAGCCTTTGATCGGGGTTCCGTGAGAACAAGCCCATGAACCTGCTCATGACCGCCGACGGCGTCGGCGGGGTGTGGACCTACGCGCTCGAGCTCGTCCGGGCACTGGCCCCGCACCGCGTCAGGGTCGCCCTGGCGACGATGGGCGCGCCGCTCCGGCCCGACCAGCGCGACGAGGCCGCGCGGCTGCCCAACCTGACCCTCTTCGAGAGCTCCTTCAAGCTCGAGTGGATGGACGACCCCTGGGAGGACGTCGCGCAGGCCGGTGACTGGCTGCTCGGGCTCGAGGCCGAGCTTCGCCCCGACCTCGTCCACCTGAACGGCTACGCCCACGGCGCGCTGCCCTGGGCCGCACCCGCGCTCGTCGCCGGCCACTCCTGCGTCTTGTCCTGGTGGGCGGCGGTGAGGCGCGAGGCGGCGCCGCCCCGGTGGGCGCGCTACCAGCGGGAAGTGCGGCGCGGGCTGCGGGCGGCCGGCCTGGTGGTCGCGCCGAGCGCGGCGATGCTGGCGGCGCTCGAGGAGCATTACGGTCCCCTACCTGGCGCGCGGGTGATTCCCAACGGGCGCCAGGACGGCTTCGCCCCAGCTCCCAAGCAAGCCCTCAAGGAAGCCTTGGTCTTGACGGCGGGGCGGCTCTGGGACGAGGCCAAGAACGTGGCCGTCCTGGGCGAGGTGGCGCCCGCCTTGCCCTGGCCCGTCTTCGCGGCGGGTGAGGCCAGACATCCCCAAGGCCACCCCGCTCGGCACGATGGGGTTCGGCACGATGGGGTTCGGCACGATGGGGTTCGCACGCTCGGCCGCCTCTCGAGCCCGGACCTCGCCGCCTGGCTGGCGCGCGCCGCGATCTACGTTCTGCCCGCCCGCTACGAGCCCTTCGGCCTCTCCGCGCTCGAGGCGGCCCTGGCGGGTTGCGCGCTGGTCCTGAGCGACCTGCCCAGCCTGCGCGAGGTCTGGGGCGAGGCGGCGCTCTTCGTCCCTGCCGACGACGCCGCAGCCTGGAGCGCCGCCCTGAACTTACTCATCCGCGACGATACGTACCGCGGCCGCCTGGCTGGCCGCGCCCGGGCGCGCGCGCTCAGGTTTACGCCGGAGCGGATGGCCGAGGACTACCTGAGCGCCTACCGAGGCCTCGCCGCACGGCGCCACGCTGCTGCCGTGAGGGGCTAGAGAGGGCGTGCGCGTCGTCATGTTCTACCACTCGCTGGTGTCGGACTGGAACCACGGCAACGCCCACTTTCTGCGCGGCGTGGCCGGGGAGCTCGTCGCCAAGGGCCACGGGGTCACGGTCTACGAACCGCAGGACGGCTGGAGCCTGCGCAACCTCCTGAGCGAGCACGGCGAGAGGCCGCTGGCGGGGTTTCACGCGGCCTACCCCGAGTTGGAGGGTTGCCGCTACGACCTTGCGACGCTCGACCTCGACGAGGCCTTGGGGGGGGCCGAGCTCGTCCTCGTCCACGAGTGGAACGCCCACGAGCTGGTGCGGCGCCTGGGCGAGCACCGTAAGCGCGCGGGCGGCTACCGGCTCCTCTTTCACGACACCCATCACCGGGCGGTGAGCGACGAGAGGGGCGTGGCCGCCTACGACCTCAGCCACTACGACGGCGTCCTGGCCTTTGGCCGGGTCATCCGCGACCTCTACCTGGCGCGCGGCTGGGCCGAGCGGGCCTGGACCTGGCACGAAGCCGCCGATACCCGGCGCTTCAAGCCCCTCTCTATAGGGGACTCCTGGGGAGGGGACTCCTGGGGCGACCTGGTGTGGATCGGCAACTGGGGCGACGAGGAGCGCGGCGCCGAGCTCCGCGAGTTTCTGCTGGGGCCCGTCAAGGCCCTGGGGCTTATGGCGCGCGTCCACGGGGTGCGCTACCCCGAGGAGGCCAAAGTGGCCTTGAGGGAGGCCGGCCTCGACTACGCCGGCTGGCTGCCGAACTTCGAGGCGCCCCGGGTCTTCGCCCACTACCGGGTCACCGTCCACGTGCCGCGCCGCCCCTATGCCCACGCCCTGCCGGGCATCCCTACCATCCGCGTCTTCGAGGCGCTGGCCTGCGGCATCCCGCTCATCTGCGCGCCCTGGGACGACGCCGAAGGGCTTTTTACCCCCGGTGAGGACTTTCTGGTGGCGAAGGACGGCCCTGACATGACCCGGAGGCTGCGCGAGGTGCTGGAGGACGCCGCACTGGCCGGCAACCTGGCCGCGCGCGGCCGCCGCACCATTTTAGAGCGCCACACCTGCGCCCACCGCGCCGACGAGCTCCTGGCTATCTGCCTCGAGCTGGGGTTGGACGCGGCGCCTGAGGGGCCGGCGAGAACCAAAGGGAGAACAGCGTGACGAGAGCAGCGGGGACAGGCCTGAAGATCGCCTTTTTCGGCTCGAGCCTGGTGTCGGCCTACTGGAACGGCGCCGCCACCTACTACCGCGGCCTCGTCCGGGCGCTGCACGGGCGCGGCCACCGGGTCACCTTCTTCGAACCGGACGCCTTTGAGCGGCAGCAGCACCGCGACATGGACGACCCCGACTGGGCCAGCGTGGTGGTCTATGAGGGCGAAGAGGGCGCCCTCCGGGCGCTCGAGCAGGCCCGCGGCGCCGACCTGGTGGTCAAGGCCAGCGGCGTCGGCGTCTTCGACGCGCTGCTCGAGGCGGCGGTGCTCGACCTGCAAGGGCCCGAGACCCTGGTCGCCTTCTGGGACGTGGACGCGCCCGCCACCTTGAGCCGCGTCGAAGACGACGGCGCCGACCCCTTTCGGGGACTCATCCCCCGCTACGACCTCGTCCTCACCTACGGCGGCGGGCAGCCGGTCATCGCCGCCTACACGGCGCTTCACGCCAGAGCCTGCCTGCCCATCTACAACGCGCTCGACCCCTCCACCCACCATCCGGCGCCCCCGGAGGCGCGTTTCGAGGGCGACTTGGGCTTTTTGGGCAACCGCCTGCCCGACCGCGAGGCGCGCGTCGAGGACTTCCTCCTGCGCGCCGCCGCGGAGTTGCCCGAGGGCCGCTTTCTCCTGGGCGGCAGCGGCTGGGAGAGCAAGAGCACGCCCGGCAACGTCCACCATCTCGGCCACGTCTACACCCGCGACCACAACGCCTTCAACTGCACGCCCAAGGCGGTCCTCAACATCAGCCGTGAGAGCATGGCTCGTTACGGCTTCTCCCCCGCCACCCGCGTCTTCGAGGCCGCCGGGGCGGGCGCCTGCCTCATCACCGACGCCTGGGAGGGCGTCGAGCGCTTTCTCGAGCCCGGCAGAGAGGTCCTCGTCGCGCAAGACGGCCTCGAGGTCGCCGAAACCGTTCGCGCGCTCACGCCCGAGCGGGCGCGGGCACTGGGCCGGGCGGCCTACCGGCGCGTCCTGAACGAACACACCTACGACCAGCGCGCGGCGGAGCTCGAGACCCTGCTCGGCACCGCGGCGCCTCGCGAGCGGGTGGCGCGGTGAGGGCTCCACCACCGGGCATCTGCCGCAGCAGCGACCCCGGCCTCCGCATCGTCATCTTGGGCCTCTCCATCACCTCGTCCTGGGGCAACGGCCACGCCACCACCTACCGCGGGCTGGTGCGCGAGCTCTGCCGCCGCGGCCACCAGGTCTTGTTTCTCGAGAGGGACGTGCCCTGGTACGCCGCCCACCGCGACCTGCCCAAGCCGCCCTACGGCCGCACCGAGCTGTACGCAGACCTGGAGTCGCTCGAGCGCCGCTTCAGGGCGGACGTGCAAGAGGCTCACCTGGTCATCGTCGGCTCCTTTGTTCCGGACGGCATCCTCGTCGGCGACTGGGTCACGCGGACCGCAGGGGGCATCAGCGCCTTTTACGACATCGACACGCCCGTCACCCTGGCGAAGCTGGCAAAGGGCGCAGCGGACTACCTCTCCGCCGAGCTCGTCCGGCGCTATGACCTCTACCTGTCGTTCAGCGGCGGGCCGGTCCTGGAGCGGCTCGAGCGGGACTACGGCGCGCCGCTGGCCCGGCCCCTCTACTGCTCGGTCGATCCGGCACTCTACTACCCCGAAACCTACCCCGAAACCCATGAACACCGCTGGGACCTCGGCTACATGGGTACCTACAGCGACGACCGCCAGCCGCCCTTGGAGCGCCTGCTCCTGGAGCCGGCGCGGCGCTCCTTTGGCTCAAACGGAGGGGGCCGCTTCGTGGTGGCGGGGCCACTGTACCCGGCCACCATCGACTGGCCGGAAAACGTCGAGCGCCTCGAGCACCTTCCGCCCGCCGAGCACCGGGCCTTTTACAACGCCCAGCGCTTCACCCTCAACGTCACCCGGGCGGATATGGTCAGGGTGGGCTACTCGCCGAGCGTCCGGCTCTTCGAGGCCGCCGCCTGCGGCGTGCCCATCATCAGCGACCTCTGGGAGGGCCTGGGGGCGTTTTTCGAGCTGGGCGAGGAGATCCTCGTCGCCGAGAGCCCCGAGGACAGCCTGCGCCACCTCGAGCTCGCCGAGGGCGAGCGCCGCGCCGTCGGCGAACGGGCGCGGGCGCGCGTCCTAGCGGAGCACACCGCGGCGCACCGGGCGGCCGAGCTCGAGGGCTATGTGCTCGAGAGGCTGGTGCTCGAGAGGCTGGGCAGAGGTTAAAGCGTCCGCCGACGGGCCAGACCTTCAAGGATCAGCTGGACCCCGGCAAGGGAGCCTGTAGCGAGCCCTATCCCTGGTGCTTCTGGGTTCTTTCGGAGGCTCCGGCGTTGCCGAGGAAAGCTACTTCATGGTGGCTTCATGGGTTATACTTAGAGTCATAGGCGGAATACGGTTCGGGGAGACCCTGAGCGATCGAAGGAGGAGCGGGCTGGCCGGGGGCAACTTCATGCGATTTGTGTCGTATGCTTTTATTGAGTTTGCAACTGCCACCATTTTGGGAGGTTGCGCATGAAACCATATTGGATCGGCCAATGAGGAGCGTTAGAAAACTGCTCATGTCGGAGTTGGCTGAAGAGCTGGATGAAGCGATCAGTAAGCCCCTGCGTCGCGTAGTCCTCTGTACGATTCCGCTCGGCGCTCTCGCTTTTTTGTTGGGCTGGATTTTCGAAA is a window encoding:
- a CDS encoding NAD-dependent epimerase/dehydratase family protein, producing the protein MKRVLITGGAGFIGSHLSDALLSQGWQVRVLDALLPQVHGSAGERPAYLNLEAELIVGDVCDPEALARALAGVDAVVHLAAMVGVGQSMYELARYTQVNNLGTALLLEALINKPVERLVVASSMSLYGEGLYQGASGQLHETAERRLERLQEGDWEVYSEAGEVLSPLPTPESKKPSLASVYALSKYDQERLCLMVGRAYGVATVALRFFNVYGTRQALSNPYTGVLAIFAARLLNGKPPMIFEDGYQKRDFVSVHDVTRACVLALTRPEAAGQAVNVGSGQAYSVREIALRMAGVLGVDIAPQISGDYRVGDIRHCFADIALAKARLGYEPRVGLEDGLTELASWLEGQVAVDRVMEARQELAARGLTV
- a CDS encoding NAD-dependent epimerase/dehydratase family protein, whose translation is MTEPRSRPSSGPSSGPRLGVIEWFRPGEHARVERALLDLRALGVNELRTGVSWADWHSPEGEGWYSWLLPRLAKDLNVLPCFVYTPPSLGVAAKTSSPPRQPKLYADFVDVMITRFGVHFEWLELWNEPNNLNDWDWRLDPMWNVFCEMVGGAAHWAQRRGKKTVLAGMCPTDANWLRLVAERGVLEHIDAVGVHGFPGTWEYEGESWAENVAKVREVLERYGHGPEIWITEAGYSTWQHDETEQVRVFLGLLEAPVERVYWYSAHDLDPKLPHQDGFHKDERHYHFGLKRADGTPKLLFRLWQEGGVAGVRAAAPLLTSVRVSDAERPVLITGGAGFVGTNLAHRLLESGRPVLIFDNLSRPGVERNLRWLKGAHGAGLGVDIADIRDPYRLREAASSASQVFHLAAQVAVTTSLVSPVDDFEINGRGTLNLLEALRAQEAPPPLIFTSTNKVYGGLDDLSLRRQGRRYEPDDPLLRASGLSEERPLDFHSPYGCSKGAADQYVLDYGRSFGLPVVVLRMSCIYGPHQFGSEDQGWVAHFLIRALRGEPITLYGDGMQVRDILFVSDLIDALLLAQERVEALAGQAFNIGGGPENSLGLLELVELIGELQGRRPEVGFGAWRTGDQRYYVSDTGKFREATGWAPRVRVRQGVARLHDWLLEHRGLSARELAAGKVAS
- a CDS encoding zinc-binding dehydrogenase, with the translated sequence MRAAVFAGPGILRLEDTPLPQPGPGELRLRLSGCGVCASNLPVWEGRPWFDYPLEPGAPGHEGWGVVDAVGAGVTEIEAGDRVAALSYRAYAECDIAPADAVVRLPASLADQPFPGEPLGCAMNVFARSGVGAGQTVAVVGIGFLGALLVQLAVGAGARVIAITRRPFALELARQLGAAETVVMDDHWRIIERVKALTGGEGCERVIEAVGAQWPLDLAAELCRVRGRLVIAGYHQDGPRQVNMQLWNWRGLDVVSAHEREPEVYLRGMLEAVEAVRTGRLDPAPLYTHTLPLDRLDQALELSRERPEGFFKALVSL
- a CDS encoding glycosyltransferase family 4 protein codes for the protein MNLLMTADGVGGVWTYALELVRALAPHRVRVALATMGAPLRPDQRDEAARLPNLTLFESSFKLEWMDDPWEDVAQAGDWLLGLEAELRPDLVHLNGYAHGALPWAAPALVAGHSCVLSWWAAVRREAAPPRWARYQREVRRGLRAAGLVVAPSAAMLAALEEHYGPLPGARVIPNGRQDGFAPAPKQALKEALVLTAGRLWDEAKNVAVLGEVAPALPWPVFAAGEARHPQGHPARHDGVRHDGVRHDGVRTLGRLSSPDLAAWLARAAIYVLPARYEPFGLSALEAALAGCALVLSDLPSLREVWGEAALFVPADDAAAWSAALNLLIRDDTYRGRLAGRARARALRFTPERMAEDYLSAYRGLAARRHAAAVRG
- a CDS encoding glycosyltransferase, producing MRVVMFYHSLVSDWNHGNAHFLRGVAGELVAKGHGVTVYEPQDGWSLRNLLSEHGERPLAGFHAAYPELEGCRYDLATLDLDEALGGAELVLVHEWNAHELVRRLGEHRKRAGGYRLLFHDTHHRAVSDERGVAAYDLSHYDGVLAFGRVIRDLYLARGWAERAWTWHEAADTRRFKPLSIGDSWGGDSWGDLVWIGNWGDEERGAELREFLLGPVKALGLMARVHGVRYPEEAKVALREAGLDYAGWLPNFEAPRVFAHYRVTVHVPRRPYAHALPGIPTIRVFEALACGIPLICAPWDDAEGLFTPGEDFLVAKDGPDMTRRLREVLEDAALAGNLAARGRRTILERHTCAHRADELLAICLELGLDAAPEGPARTKGRTA
- a CDS encoding glycosyltransferase, whose translation is MTRAAGTGLKIAFFGSSLVSAYWNGAATYYRGLVRALHGRGHRVTFFEPDAFERQQHRDMDDPDWASVVVYEGEEGALRALEQARGADLVVKASGVGVFDALLEAAVLDLQGPETLVAFWDVDAPATLSRVEDDGADPFRGLIPRYDLVLTYGGGQPVIAAYTALHARACLPIYNALDPSTHHPAPPEARFEGDLGFLGNRLPDREARVEDFLLRAAAELPEGRFLLGGSGWESKSTPGNVHHLGHVYTRDHNAFNCTPKAVLNISRESMARYGFSPATRVFEAAGAGACLITDAWEGVERFLEPGREVLVAQDGLEVAETVRALTPERARALGRAAYRRVLNEHTYDQRAAELETLLGTAAPRERVAR
- a CDS encoding glycosyltransferase is translated as MRAPPPGICRSSDPGLRIVILGLSITSSWGNGHATTYRGLVRELCRRGHQVLFLERDVPWYAAHRDLPKPPYGRTELYADLESLERRFRADVQEAHLVIVGSFVPDGILVGDWVTRTAGGISAFYDIDTPVTLAKLAKGAADYLSAELVRRYDLYLSFSGGPVLERLERDYGAPLARPLYCSVDPALYYPETYPETHEHRWDLGYMGTYSDDRQPPLERLLLEPARRSFGSNGGGRFVVAGPLYPATIDWPENVERLEHLPPAEHRAFYNAQRFTLNVTRADMVRVGYSPSVRLFEAAACGVPIISDLWEGLGAFFELGEEILVAESPEDSLRHLELAEGERRAVGERARARVLAEHTAAHRAAELEGYVLERLVLERLGRG